The proteins below are encoded in one region of Belonocnema kinseyi isolate 2016_QV_RU_SX_M_011 chromosome 1, B_treatae_v1, whole genome shotgun sequence:
- the LOC117174697 gene encoding putative ankyrin repeat protein RF_0381, with the protein MEILKKSQSESHDSYTRQRLSLLDFGVNINIQDRRGQTQLHKELSAAIFRSGKSKHAFKTTQLLIEHGADINICSKDGTSPLQEAFLSGNLDAVEAFLPEEDRLLKSNQVDSIKRCRYLIKFFLDQGKDLNIVNSNYSTLLHFAAWHGDNEGFDLILNNSKFNLNAFNSKGTTLLHVVTIHGTCEMIKSLIDHGADSNLRIQIDQGQQNSIDKITGFTPLHLAVSKGKFEIVETLVKKGADVNATSPHGSPLHVACDTFYSSKSNDKSHHVHKTKIVKFLIQQGANIHALNSTKKTPLLTAVDNKYEKMVEVLLQEGANFQMKFHQKRNTLHYIVGINHLGIMKLFLDKGLDPNVRDCRNETPLIYGAKSSAKGISMDVAELLVEYGADIDAADNNGNTALHVASGLNDVEVIKRLLKLKANVNARTKNELTALDRVLIKYRGSKINRKITAVECLCAHTALSISKGAKDVSMNMIETQPLVHEYYKKCEKELDLMQKERICGSSSICYFDLLKVDAQKLTLFVRNEDVMDVIASGEYKEKFPVYASLLKDCVEEGKTRRDLIERDSLLLKKLIKRQLPYFVNDMIFNSLSLKDLKNFEKAFYVQYLKFTVNTMNLRIKPNCN; encoded by the coding sequence ATGGAGATATTGAAGAAATCCCAATCAGAGTCCCATGATTCCTACACACGTCAAAGGCTGTCCTTGCTTGATTTTGGGGTAAATATCAACATCCAAGATAGAAGAGGTCAAACTCAGCTTCACAAGGAACTGAGTGCCGCAATTTTTCGTTCTGGAAAAAGTAAACATGCTTTCAAAACGACTCAGTTATTAATAGAGCATGGAGCCGATATAAACATATGCAGCAAAGATGGCACGAGTCCACTCCAAGAAGCCTTCCTGTCAGGAAATTTGGACGCAGTCGAAGCGTTTCTACCCGAAGAGGACagacttttaaaaagtaaccaaGTTGACAGTATCAAAAGATGCAGATACTTGATCAAATTTTTCTTGGATCAAGGGAAAGATTTAAACATTGTCAATTCAAATTACTCGACACTTCTTCATTTTGCCGCGTGGCACGGTGACAATGAGGgttttgatttgattttaaataacagCAAATTTAATCTAAATGCATTCAACTCGAAAGGAACGACACTTTTGCATGTTGTTACCATCCATGGGACCTGCGAAATGATAAAATCTCTCATTGATCATGGCGCTGATTCTAATCTCAGAATCCAAATTGACCAAGGACAGCAGAATTCGATAGATAAAATCACAGGGTTTACTCCTCTTCATCTAGCAGTTTCTAAAGGAAAGTTTGAAATTGTGGAAACACTTGTAAAGAAAGGTGCAGACGTAAATGCAACATCTCCTCACGGTTCACCTCTTCACGTAGCTTGCGACACATTTTACTCCTCCAAATCTAATGACAAATCTCATCATGTTCACAAGACTAAGATTGTCAAATTTCTCATTCAACAGGGCGCTAATATTCATGCtctaaattcaacgaaaaaaactcCGCTACTCACAGCGGTGGacaacaaatatgaaaaaatggtcgaGGTTCTATTGCAGGAAGGGGCAAACTTTCAAATGAAGTTCCATCAAAAGCGAAATACTCTTCATTACATTGTAGGCATAAATCATCTCGGTATCATGAAACTCTTTTTGGATAAAGGCCTCGATCCGAACGTTAGGGATTGTCGAAATGAAACTCCTTTAATTTACGGGGCAAAGTCAAGTGCGAAGGGGATTTCGATGGATGTGGCCGAACTTTTGGTGGAATACGGGGCTGATATTGATGCCGCTGATAATAATGGAAACACGGCTCTTCACGTTGCTTCTGGCTTAAATGATGTTGAAGTGATAAAGCGTCTGCTGAAATTGAAAGCTAATGTCAATGCTCGTACTAAAAATGAATTGACTGCTCTTGATCGCGTTTTAATTAAGTATCGGGGCTCGAAAATTAATCGGAAGATAACCGCTGTGGAATGTTTGTGTGCGCACACTGCTCTGAGTATAAGCAAAGGCGCGAAAGATGTCTCTATGAATATGATCGAAACTCAGCCTTTAGTTCATGAGTATTATAAAAAATGCGAGAAAGAGTTAGATCTTATGCAAAAGGAGAGGATTTGTGGTTCGAGTTCTATTTGCTACTTTGATCTGTTGAAAGTTGATGCTCAGAAGTTGACTTTGTTTGTGAGAAATGAGGATGTTATGGATGTGATTGCGTCGGGAGAGTATAAAGAAAAGTTTCCTGTTTATGCTAGTTTGCTCAAAGATTGTGTCGAGGAGGGAAAGACGAGAAGAGATTTGATCGAAAGAGATTCTCTCCTTTTGAAAAAACTTATAAAGCGGCAGTTACCTTACTTTGTCAATGATatgattttcaatagtttaagtttaaaggatttgaagaattttgagaAAGCTTTTTATGTTCAGTATTTGAAATTTACGGTGAATACAATGAATCTAAGAATAAAACCAAATTGTAATTAG